The DNA sequence TCTCATCCCTTTAACCCGGAAATATGATGGGAAGAACTCGGACAAGGCTCCTTTAGTCAACACATCTAAAATCACCACCACAGTAGGACTAAATATTGGTCGAATCGACACTCATGGCATAAGGTGAGATATCTTTTATCTGCTCTTTGACGCTGGATGAACCGTGGATTGATTTTAATTTAGGTTAAACTTCTGGGATCTGGGCGGACAAGAGGAGCTCCAAGCTCTTTGGGACAAGTATTATGCGGAATGCCACGCCGTGATATTCACGGTCGACTCCCATGACCGGGAGCGAGTGAGCGAATCGAAGGCCGCTTTTGACGCCATGATTTCCAATTCTAACATTACTGGGGTACCTCTTTTGGTCCTGGCCAACAAACAAGATCTTCCAGGTAAGACTCATCTCAAGCTGGCCTTAGAGTATCAATACAAATGCTGTTTGCTCGTTATAGAATCCATGGGAGTGAGAGAGGTCAAGCCCATCTTTCAGgacaatgatgaaaaaattggaaatcgCGAGTGCATGGTACTGCCCACGTCCGGTCTCACGGGCGATGGAGTGGTGGAAGGCATCGAATGGTTAATCCAGTGCATTCAAAGGAACGTGGTCAACCGACCCACGGGCAATCAAGACAATGATTGATTTGTAGAGGGAAATTGCGGAATGATCAAGATGTTTGTCATGattactttattttcatccgtgataacaagaaaaatgttggacctttatttttttgccgATTAAAAGCTgcactttgaaaatgatagatataaaaatgaattcGCAACgtattcaaaatattggaatcGCTAACTATTTATGTGCTGGCACTTATGTACAAGGCTCATTCTTGTGTTGGCTCTCAGGCCAATAACACTGATTTTCCAACTCTAAAGTTTTAACCTCCTCATAAATGGTGTTGCACTTTTTCTCGTAATGGGTTTGACACGCCTTGTGAGGGACGTCATGGCACTTCTCAGAATAGATCGTGGAACATTTTTCTCGAGGCACTTGTTGGCAATCGCGTTGTAACTTGACCTTGCATTCCTCCTCTGGGATCTGATCGCACCTGGTCTCATATCGGGTGCTACATTTAGTTGCCGGGATAGATTGGCATTTCTTTtcctgaaagcaaaaaaaaaaacacattcaaattACGAACTGAAACAAAGACAGCGATTCACTTATCATCCATCGTACTTGTCTACATTCAGTCTTCGGCTCATATTCGCAATTTTTCTTCACGTATCCGTAGTCCAAACTGTCCAGTTGGCGCCGATTGGTCACCCTAGATTGATTTCGCGGTCGGAGACCGGTTAGTTGCAGCTGCCGACTCATGAAACCCAAAGTGTCCAACTCAGGATCATAGTCATCGGACAGGAAGTCGGGTTCAAATCCGGAAAACTTTTCCTCTTGCGGCTCGGATTCGGGAGCAGGCGGTATCTGCCGCTTTGGTTTGCCGTAATATTGATAGTGTGGTCGGGAGTGAAACTTGAGATTGGGATTGCGGTGACGTGGGGGTAAGGTGGAGATTTGTGGGAAGCTTGTGGTATGTGAGTGATCTGGTAGATGTGTTGGGGGAGGAGCCAAGGGTGGAGCTTGGGGTGCGCCGTAATGCTCGGCCTGGTTTGGATCAAATAGTTTCTCTGGATCTACCGGTTGCTCAACGTGATGATCATCAGGTTCAGGATTGTGCTTGGGCTTCTTGCACGTCATTTGGTAGTGGGTGTGACACTTGTTCTCGTAATGACACTCTTCTTCGGTCTTCACTTGGCAATCCTGAAACAATTTGCAAGCGCGCGATTCTGAATTATGATCTTTATCAAATCCTTCAAATGTCGAGACAATCAGATTGGAGATTGAATGTAGGACATAACTTATGCAATTTCATACCTCGTAGGGGACATTTTGGCAACGATTCTTATATTTGGTAACGCATTCCTTTTTGGGCGTTTCGGTACATTTGTCCTCGTAGACAGTTTCACATTTCTCTTTGGGGACTTTGTCGCACTTCTGCTTGTGTTCCGTGTGGCATACTTGCTTAGGTTCCTTGTGACATTGCTCTTTGGGAACTTTTTTCACCACCTAGTAGGATCAAAGATGATCACAAAGTTGTAACTTAGGAATGTGCGAACAATTCCGCACTAGCAACAAATACGTACCTCTTTTTTAACCTGCTTGCATCGTTGACACTCCTCCACTTTGTGATAATCTGGTATCTTTTTGATCACCTTTTGGCATTTCTTCTTTGGGAAAGGATTACATGTCCGCACGGGTTCCTATTCGAACAAAAGTGCTTTTTACGCCACTGTTCAAGACTTTGGTGTCATTCGTCAAAACCAATTAGTGCAGCAACGGATTGCAAGGACGAGAtagaagatatttttgaatgaaccTTGGTGACATCCGActtacaaaagaaaagagccaaGGAATGTACAGCAGTATATGATTGATCACCTTCGGATTCGCCTTGTCATCCCGCTTCATGGACGATAACAATCTTGTTCAACCCACGATCGTCCGTCCGTACGTAGTTCATACTTACGAGAAGTACCGGGTTCACGTCCTGCTTTCATTCTGTCTTGTAGAATTGCATGCATTGCTAGTACCTCCTCCTTGCCATCCCAGCCACCCCCGAGCAAGAAATGACTGGAATTACTGTAGCTTTGCTAAAGATAGTTCATCCCTCCGAGGAATTTGATCGGGGCATGGTAATTTTCATGACGATATGAAGATTGAGATCACGTTTCGGGCGCGGCCAGACTTACGTTTTTGCAGGACTTGTCGTAAGTGGTTTTACAGTTCTTGTACGGTTTCTTCACACAGGTCTCCACGtatttgcacttttcttttggaacatcTTTGCACTTCTCGTTGTAATTcttgtgacatttttttgaatagGTACAATGCTGAAGAAGGTGAAATAGagcattcaattgaaaaataagaGACTAGTTTCACGACCAAATAGTGTTGGCATATCTAATGGACTCACGTCAATATTTGAAGTATTCAAAAATCGTTGAAAcggccaaatatttttgaggttCGCAGTTTTCGTGGTTTGTAATTAATGCAAAGTAATGAGCAGCATTCCGAACGTGAATTGGTTTCCTTAGTTTGATGAAAAAGGCAAGCCTCCAATCAGATTTGGAATGCCACGATCGCAGGAACGACCATTCAGGGGTCAGTTGATTGTGTTCTTATTATCTAATTGACGTATTTTAACAATTTATTTTGTTCAGTAAATAGGTTGATCATCTTAAACACGATTCTATTAGTAATCCAGTCAAACAAACAGTACTATGGAAAAATAATAGTTTTTGCAGGGCAAATACAACGAATTGATCAAGTctatgaaaataaaaccatcAACTGACAAACAAACCCGCAGAAAGaatgaagatgatgttcaATAAAAACTTGAATCTTCCAAAGGGTTGTATAGGTATATATGCATTTACATGACAGCCTCTATGAAAACGGGGTTATCCACCATGATTTACGAGCTGACCTTGATTcgaaaaacaaattcatgcATGCGTCGGTATGAGTTGTTGGGAAGTCGTAAAACCAATTAGAGACTACCATTGTCCCTGTGAATTGTGGAACAACCTCAATTGGTATCTCGTTATTTCTTTGACTTATCCCGACTAACCGGGAACAAAGTCAGTGACAATATCCTGATTAGATTTTTAAAcatatttagaaaaaaaggagtCACTATGTTCATTATTTTCGATCAATAGTTACTAGATCGTTTACTAAACTTGATTGGTTTATGAAACAATCTGAAAACTtgttaagtttcaaaaaacaCGCGATTAAAACTACAGTCAATTACGAAGAAACAAACCTCTTGTGGGACCTTCTTGCATTGTTTGCCATGATGATAATCTGGCTGGCAGCGTTCAAAGTATTTCGTGTAGCAACTCTAAAATTAAAAGGATCGTTTTAAAAACCGCCACTCCCAAGGTTTGCTCAAAAAGGCTAATAAATCAAACGAACCGGTTTGTTGATGCACACATCGTAAGGTATCTTAATACACTTCTTTTTGTACACTGTTTGACATTTACGCTCCTTATGACACTCATCCTTTACTCCTTCGTCGCAAACCTCCCTTGGGGTTTCCACACACCTGATTCCATTGGAAGAATAAAAAGTATATATATTGAtggaagtgatttttttatctttaagGTAGCCAACTTACACCTCTTTCCCGGGATACTCCTCGCATTTGGTTTCATATTCCACGTGGCAGTTCTCCTTCACTACTTCATGACATTTCTGGTACTGGAGGAAAACaatcaactttgaaataaGAGCATACTCAAACTGCAATAGACCATGTTTGATCTCTATAAATATCGATTTTGGGGGGGCATTCTAAAAATTGAATACAACTTCTCATTTTTAGAGGAGGAGCCTCTAGTCTGTAACATGGAGTTGGTGGATACGTACGAATACACCACAAGCAGACTTGTGATTTAAATGGAAATTATCATAAATATTTTAAATTATGCAAGAGTATCTCATCTATTGCATGTTATCAATTGCGATTGAAATATTGCAGattgcaaaaattgaattttcttcttcgttcAAAGCAAACTGTGTATTTGTGAGTGACCCCATAATTAATATATATACGAACAAAGGAAAGTACTCGTAATTATCAAATTACGGATTTGTTTTTGATACGATTATCCCTTTTTGTTGCAAGTTTTGCTTTTTCCCCAAATCGAAATAATTATCCTTGAGGTCTTGGCTTAACAGAGAGGTTGTTGCTAAAATAACTTTAATAAGAAGCGTTTAGCCCAAATTTGAAATCCTTAAAAAGTAATGTTCCAACAACCCTTTCTTGAAATCTATTTTTTATACagtttgtcaaagaaaatccCAGAGTTTCTTGAGTTTGCTACTTATGAAACATACATTTCCAATTTAGAGCACCGTTCTTGTCCAAcataaatatgtaaaaaactttttaaggTGACGCTTAGATGAGAGAAGAAGACTCCATTTTAAGTTTGTTGGATCCGTAGACCgacattatcaaaaaaaaaaaatagctcTAAAGTGTCACCGTGATATTGGTGTGTTTGTACAtaagtcaaagaaaaacacTTGCCGAAACGCTGTCCGAGAAACCTTAGAGGGTTATAACATAATTGTATTTCTAGGTTTATTTTTTAAGTAAGCTAGATCCATAAGCGTAAGTTAGTGTATAATTTATGAGAAATCTTCAAGTTTTCCATGTGAAAATCAATGCCAACCCAACGCGAGACCTGTtctttaaagctcgtaccttgCAGTTAGGGACTTTTACGTTAatcggtatgaaaatacactcgaCAAAATGGTGAGCGGATTCTCATTCTGGGTGACGGTTAAGttaagccttaactcagagatACAAGCGTTTAAGAAACTCACCTCAGGGCCATTTGGTGCCCCGAATGTTTATTAACTGTACAGTTCTATGTtcagaaatgccaaaatgagATTTTTAGGGTTCCATTGTGCTTGAACTGTGTGTGATgtggattgattttgaatacaGTAAGTTGCGTGTTTCTCAATTCCTAGTTCCGGATTTTTTGACTACTTTGGTAGGAACTCAATAATGTAATGGAAGTAGGTCGCCCCGACACCTTGTTGTCGAACCATCAAAATGggttcaaaacaatgtctcaaGAGGCTTGGTTTGAGGGACACCTCTCTTCTTCGAGCTCTACGTAGTTCACTCCAATCGTATCCTTCTTTCCAAGGCAGGATTCAAACCCACGCCCTTTCAGACAAATTTGACCACTCTGCAACCATGGCTCATTATGAAGTTTCtgattttcatatttatcCCATGACTCTCATATTTCACTTACCTGAGCGAATTTGCATTCACATTTACAAACAGGCCCCTTGGCCTCACCGGAATGATGGGCCTCTCTATAATGTTGCGGATGGTGCTCAGGTttatgatgaggatgatgatgatgatggtgaggATGCGAAGGGGGATAATGGGGTTTGGGGGTGAAGAAAGGAGCTAGTTGAAATCCGAAGCTGGAGGAATGGCTCAACACCACAAACAGGATAATGAATACTGGGAGCTGATCTAAAATCTAAAACAAGAGATCATGGATGAATATGCACTGGTTGCACTGAAGTTTATAAGATATATTCGTACTTGGAAATGCTTCATTGTGTCACTAGAATAAGAATATCAGGGGTGCATGGTTGTTATCCACTCTCAATTTTTTCTgctattgtttttttgaaCTGAACCTTAATTATTGCCCTTCATTCACCAACCAGCACTTTGTACTTGGTAGGGACCACTACACAATGTCAAGTTCACCGGTTGATGTCACAATGTCGACTGAcacttgatcattttttttgacaactaGAGTGAAGTGTCGTATTTGTCGTACGACAATGATATCCATCCCAGTGCTTATCGTGCGTTTTTAGTCTTTGGCGCTTGAGCTCCTTTGTAATGCCTGAAAAAGTGCCCTCTCAGGGCTAGGGAGTAAGTCAGGATTAGAATCCTTATACTTCGCACTCTCGCCCTTTTCATAATTGTACCGGTGCACTCTGAAAAATCTCTGGGAAAAATGTCCCCGGCGGCATTTTCAAAAGTCCTCTCTTCGTGTTCAGTACTCagtttcaatcattttttattgcCTAAGTTTTTGTCTGTTGGGCAGAGTGGTGAGGTTAATTGTAATGCGTTCTTTATATTAATTAAAATTCTCATACTTATTTAAGCGTCAGTAAAAGCAGGGCTAAGAATAAACTTTCAATTACGTCTGAATCGTTAGTTCAAAATCTACTGAAAGTCGTAAAAAATTAGCACTCGTTTTAAATCGAAATTTGAGATTTATAGCTTTTTTGAATGGAAACATTCGTTACAAGAATGATGAATAGACAGAGACCCTGCGTGAATTTGATAGTAACGGACGATTGTGGTCATGTGTGAAGCGTTGAGAATCAGTTTGACATGCGCCGATTTCTCATCTCCAAGTATGGTGATTAATCATAACAGTTCATTGAATCCAGTCCAGAGCGGACGCAAAGTTAATGCAAAATATAGAATATGATTCCATTGAATGTATTTCACATTGTCATTAGATCATCCTCCACTTCTTGGTTCAGACTCAGAGAGGCAAAAAGGGCCCAATTTATTGAGGTGAGGGGAAGAAGGCAAATGCTAGAAGTCTTAGAAATTAAAGTTGCCTCAACATGTCAAGGCCAATTGGAGGTCTTGAACAAACCGTCTGAATTGCTTGAGTGACTCGGATTGTCGGGTTGTCATTGCcagtgtgtttttttttcatgcggACCGAATTAAGAAAGAGTTTTCTCTGGCCTTTGATCGGGCTGTTGGAACGCACAGATTCAGTGTTTGAGAGTTCCTGGTTTCTTGGACActcttttctctttgactGTAGAAGAGGTTGTCATTTTCGACCTAATGATTAATTCAAACTCACGAGGCcgttcaaaagctttttttttacatgggCCTTCAACGAGTCAATTCTCAAACGGGAGAGTCTGTTCGGATATGAGGATTTTGAACTCAACTACCCAAAAGACACTCTAGCCACACGTTATtcttcttcaatgaatgagacCAAAAAGTAAGAACTGAAGCCTCAGCTTCATCGCGTATAAAAGCCTACGAAAAACTGAACCTAgaaaagaatatcatttcaaaatgtaaagcCTCCGAGACGAGATGGGTTTGTCGTAGAACAAAAagattaaagaaaaagaagttttAACCTTGGTCGAAAAATCGTGAAAATCCGTGTTTGCGGCTTCTTACTCAACGCCGTGAATATTTgagtttttgctcatttcgtgaaatatttttgttgtgtAGACTTGGTTGTACCACGAAATCAATTCAGGTTCAATAGGATAGATAGCAGtatctttttaaaaaaggaaatctATTCAGAGCCGACGTTTATGcacatttatatttttttaactgGTAGTGGTTTCCTGACAAGTGATTGATTGAGTTGTCGAAAAATCAGATAGCAGCGGGAGGAAGATTTTGTAATCTTGAAGGAATAGTGTAAGTGCACTTTACCATAAGTGTTTTCATAAACTGTTTATTTCACTCTTTGGCGATTGATttcgttgaaaaaatgaaacgctAACGGTGAGGGAAAAACTCTGATATGTAACTTATATTCTTTGTCAGGTGCTATAGAGAAAGTTCCATCCTGAAATAGATGCCAATTGATCGCAGCGCACACTTGCTGGTTTTTGCTTCTCGACATACGGTGCAGGTGCGAACAAGCAAATATTactaattcattttcatttgtgaGGTAGCAACGAACGTGTTGATTACCAAGGTATAATTGGTCAAGAACCTCTTGCAAAGTGGACGATGAAACTAAGAATGAAAGTTGACAGAATTAGTTTGTCGCAAAGTTGTTTGGCAACTATAAGTTGGGCTTGGAAAAATAGACTAAAAGAACATAACACTAGGTACCTGAGGCAAGAAGAAAATTGGGTACTAAAATACAAAATCTGGAAAAATTCTGATGCAAAGCTATAATTTTCGCCATGCCCGGTTAGAGAATAAGTTAAAGTAAATTAAAATCTATGATAACTGTGCTACATCAGGTATTTTGACTACTATTGTTTTGGGCAAAAGTTGTACAATAATCTTTTACTTACTTTTTGCtagttttggatttttttcaaatatttttgctttttttaaagaaagtaAAACAAGGCACACAAACTGAAAGCCAGACAGGAACAACAAAGAGCAAGCACGGATCTGGATATCATCCTAGAAATTGTGGTAAACCTCAGCCATCCATGGATTGTAAATCTCAATTGGAAGCTTAGTCACTGACAAGTATGGGCAACCCTTCCTCATCCTCCAGGATCAAGccaatcaaaaccaattgACCAGCAAAGATGCTGTGAAAAGTCACATCATGGCGAAATGTTTGATTTCGGCCACGTTGCGCACCTCATTGGATTCCAAGTGTCTGGACAAGCTCATAGTCAGTTCAGACAATGACATCATCATTATGAATGATGGGCCCACCATCCTGAAGATGATGGATGTGGACCACAAGGTGGCCAAGCTGATGGTTCAGTTATCACAGTCACAAGATGATGAGATTAGTGAGGGACCATGGGCATATTGGAACTCTGTGGAGCTTTGTTGGATAGGTTCAGGCCTTGAATGAATGGGGCATCCCCCCCATTTGGATCAAGTTGGTGGCCAAATGTGTTATGGAACATTTAGAATCCATGGCTAATTGCTTTGAGGTGAACCCCAAGAATCCCAAGAACCTGATCCAAATGGTCATGACCGCATTAGGCTCAAAGGTCATTAACAAGTGTCATTGCCAGATGGCCAAGATTGCTGTGCACACTATTTTGTTGATGACCTTGATTCCCAGTACTGACAGGCAACAAGCTCAGCAAAGCTGGTATTGTCCACGAGATGACCTTTGGTACCACACCTGTTACATTATGTTTCGTGCAGATTCTGAACCGCAGGACACATTGAATATTGAAGAGCAGTTATGCCCAAGTTTCCCAAAGGGGCTTTCCCAAACACAAGAGAGggaacatcattgtcaaaggtttaaaaaaactgtcccatttattttctttatgtAAATATGAAATGGAGTCAGAGACATAGCTCAGAGCAGAATGACTGACAAGTACATGAGCATGACCatccaacaccaccaccaaggACTGCATGCTTGTCTTTGAGAAATGCCAGAATTCGAAGCATTGTGCTTGGTCCGAAATCTGGTGCACATTAATTGGGTGGTTTAAGGTGGAGGAGCTTCAGGAATCTCTTGGGCTGATAAGATCAAGACTATTGAGCATTCTCAGATGCCTTGGAGATGATTCCAATGGTTCTGGCCAAGAACTTTGGTCTGCACCCAATCCCAACCATCACCAAGATCAAAGCACAGCCTTGGGCGTGGAGTGCATAGGATTGGGCAGCAATGATATGAGATAGAGGCATGTGTTAGAGGCATGCCACAACAAGAAGTCTCAGATACTTTTGGCCACCCGGTGCATGTCTTGAAGACCAACAATATTTGCTTGCCTGGAGAAAACTAACAGCACAGCCCACCCACCTAATTTACTCTCACATTAATCTAGGCCACACTTTTCCACGTTGTTTTTCATGATCAATACATTCTATTCATGTGTCTTCACCACCAATGTAATGAAACACTCAACAGATCTAAATCACACAGAACTTTGTTAATCATACAAATGCTCTTCACGCTTTATAACCAAATAACTTgaatcttgttttcttttattatttatGAATAAATGAAAGCACTATAACTGcttaaaaaggaaataaaaaaccaaaaaaatgaaaataaatttagAGCTGCAAAGTTCATGTTGATGTGTAACAGTATTATTAGTTCATGAGCTATAGCAAACTCATCTTGTGTATAGTTAGagccaaatattgaaaaaaaatatatttttgatgtgCTCTTCATAACTTTCTTCCTGCAATAATTTATTCagttatttgtttgtttgtttggagtcagaagacagctctTGCTCaacctgccatctgatgatgggcgtcccaattaagggatacCTCTGCTCTGTTGTTACAAGCAAACTTGTGATATCTATTATTACCTTGTCCTTGGGAATGATTGCAGGTTTACCCATTTAAattgttaaggcagcaactcatgctgtgaTTTAAAttctgcaaagaagcttggactccGCTATCCTGggttcaaaccaggattcgcaaattggaaagtcTACCATTACAGTACTGCAACTAGCTGTTTTCAGTTATTATGATATGCTaaaatatgaagaaagaattaagttttttttggactaaagcagccaaaagaagttaaactttgttcaaacttgAGCAACCTGTTTTCCTCAATGCCTGTCATAATCTTTTGGGCACAATGTGCCCAAAATATGATGTTTAAACAACTGATGAAAAGGGTATACTCTCAAATGTGAAAGCAAAAGTTGTTCTTTGtattgaaaaagaagcaatAACACCAAGCACCATTTTAAGTACCTGAAACATATTCATGCTTGTAACAAGCCAATTCCAACATAAGAATGTTCTTTAATTACACATGATACTGGActtaattttgccaaaaatgaagaCGCTTAATATAGCCCATAACACTGTCAATCAAATATGCTTTAAATATCCCACTATAGGAACTTTAACCTACAGATATATAA is a window from the Tigriopus californicus strain San Diego chromosome 2, Tcal_SD_v2.1, whole genome shotgun sequence genome containing:
- the LOC131893359 gene encoding T-complex protein 1 subunit epsilon-like; its protein translation is MAKCLISATLRTSLDSKCLDKLIVSSDNDIIIMNDGPTILKMMDVDHKVAKLMVQALNEWGIPPIWIKLVAKCVMEHLESMANCFEVNPKNPKNLIQMVMTALGSKVINKCHCQMAKIAVHTILLMTLIPSTDRF
- the LOC131893207 gene encoding ADP-ribosylation factor-related protein 1-like gives rise to the protein MYTLFSGLYKSLTEKEEFFVLILGLDNAGKTTFLEAAKAKFGEKRTKSLIPLTRKYDGKNSDKAPLVNTSKITTTVGLNIGRIDTHGIRLNFWDLGGQEELQALWDKYYAECHAVIFTVDSHDRERVSESKAAFDAMISNSNITGVPLLVLANKQDLPESMGVREVKPIFQDNDEKIGNRECMVLPTSGLTGDGVVEGIEWLIQCIQRNVVNRPTGNQDND
- the LOC131893205 gene encoding uncharacterized protein LOC131893205, whose amino-acid sequence is MKHFQILDQLPVFIILFVVLSHSSSFGFQLAPFFTPKPHYPPSHPHHHHHHPHHKPEHHPQHYREAHHSGEAKGPVCKCECKFAQYQKCHEVVKENCHVEYETKCEEYPGKEVCVETPREVCDEGVKDECHKERKCQTVYKKKCIKIPYDVCINKPSCYTKYFERCQPDYHHGKQCKKVPQEHCTYSKKCHKNYNEKCKDVPKEKCKYVETCVKKPYKNCKTTYDKSCKNEPVRTCNPFPKKKCQKVIKKIPDYHKVEECQRCKQVKKEVVKKVPKEQCHKEPKQVCHTEHKQKCDKVPKEKCETVYEDKCTETPKKECVTKYKNRCQNVPYEDCQVKTEEECHYENKCHTHYQMTCKKPKHNPEPDDHHVEQPVDPEKLFDPNQAEHYGAPQAPPLAPPPTHLPDHSHTTSFPQISTLPPRHRNPNLKFHSRPHYQYYGKPKRQIPPAPESEPQEEKFSGFEPDFLSDDYDPELDTLGFMSRQLQLTGLRPRNQSRVTNRRQLDSLDYGYVKKNCEYEPKTECRQEKKCQSIPATKCSTRYETRCDQIPEEECKVKLQRDCQQVPREKCSTIYSEKCHDVPHKACQTHYEKKCNTIYEEVKTLELENQCYWPESQHKNEPCT